A single region of the Vicia villosa cultivar HV-30 ecotype Madison, WI linkage group LG4, Vvil1.0, whole genome shotgun sequence genome encodes:
- the LOC131598456 gene encoding probable polygalacturonase At3g15720, with product MFNSLLRYLENQKVVKLEYRSPSLDDVKNVQFTPFEVKNDEDIADMLITALLIISIVFCNSWVGFGENTFDVLKYGAKGDGTSDDTDAFVKAFKDLCEAKKGTPTLEVPAGHTFLVHQHIFKGPCNSQNLHIKLDGTILAPHRNAWGACSKRWLQFLNVHGITFDGSGVIDGNGEDWWKDYNSTTQCNGSPTALIFDRCDGLQLSGINHLNGPGFHLNIVHSKDVTISYININATASSHNTDGIDLTNAIRVNIQDSTIQGGDDCIAIKGGSQFINVTHVTCGPTTHGISVGSLGGDESEEFAENINIKNCTFNGAVSAARIKTCPGGKGYVKYVVFDHIIVNEVNNPIYLDQHYMQTPEKPDALKVSNITFSNISGTYTGEEPIVLDCAKIGCDNISLQHIKLTAVDPTKSSKTICNNVNGTTDDDVSPSLNCVKT from the exons GACATGCTTATAACTGCCCTTTTGATAATTTCTATTGTATTTTGCAACTCATGGGTTGGATTTGGTGAAAATACCTTTGATGTACTTAAATATGGTGCCAAAGGAGATGGCACTTCTGATGATACAGAT GCCTTTGTGAAAGCATTTAAAGATTTATGTGAAGCAAAAAAAGGAACTCCAACCCTTGAGGTACCAGCTGGACATACATTTCTTGTGCATCAACATATTTTCAAAGGTCCTTGCAATTCTCAAAATCTTCATATTAAG CTTGATGGAACTATACTAGCACCTCATAGAAATGCATGGGGAGCATGCTCAAAAAGATGGCTTCAGTTTCTTAATGTGCATGGGATTACATTTGATGGATCAGGAGTGATCGATGGTAATGGAGAAGATTGGTGGAAAGAT TATAATTCAACTACACAATGTAATGGATCACCTACG GCTTTAATATTTGATAGGTGTGACGGACTACAATTAAGTGGGATCAATCATTTAAACGGGCCAGGATTTCATTTAAATATAGTTCACAGTAAAGATGTAACAATCTCGTATATTAATATAAATGCGACAGCCAGTAGTCACAATACTGATGGAATTGATCTCACAAATGCAATTCGAGTCAATATTCAAGACTCCACAATACAAGGCG GTGATGATTGCATTGCTATTAAAGGTGGTTCACAATTCATTAATGTCACTCATGTTACATGTGGACCTACTACTCATGGCATTAG TGTGGGAAGTCTAGGGGGTGATGAATCTGAGGAATTTGCAGAAAATATAAACATCAAGAATTGCACTTTCAATGGAGCTGTTAGTGCAGCAAGAATCAAGACATGTCCA GGTGGAAAAGGATACGTCAAATATGTTGTTTTCGATCACATCATAGTCAATGAAGTAAACAATCCTATATATCTTGATCAACATTACATGCAAACTCCAGAAAAA CCAGACGCACTTAAAGTGAGTAATATAACATTTAGTAATATTTCGGGAACATATACTGGCGAAGAACCTATTGTGCTAGATTGTGCCAAGATAGGGTGTGACAATATTTCCTTGCAGCATATTAAGCTTACCGCAGTTGATCCAACGAAATCAAGTAAAACAATATGCAATAATGTTAATGGAACAACAGATGATGATGTTTCACCTTCTTTAAACTGTGTAAAAACATAA